In Sulfurisphaera javensis, a single genomic region encodes these proteins:
- a CDS encoding transketolase C-terminal domain-containing protein, with translation MVQVLKRKSLALVGNHAVAYAVKQAKPQVLAVFPITPQTTMLEKLAEYIQKGELKAEMIKIESEHSAMASIYGAALAGARVFTATASQGLLYMGEMIYWAGGQRVPIVAAVATRAIAEPWSIWDDHQDFLSKRDAIWIQMMAENVQEAYDLTIQAFRISEDERVILPVMMGFDGFILTHTMERVEVLEDYEVDSFLPPRQFNLIDFSDPIGIGPIAQPDEYMRIRYEAMKSMERAKSVIEEIMREYERISGKKQYGLVECYRCENAKYAFVTMGAWSGDAKVAVDRLRDQGIEAGLLKVRVFRPFPKEKIAEYLNSMKGVIVFDRAASFGSGGILATEVKSALYGSQTPVYSVIAGLGGKDVRPLHFQKVMEDLVNGKLEEERWIL, from the coding sequence AGTATTTCCAATAACTCCTCAAACTACTATGTTAGAGAAATTAGCAGAGTATATTCAAAAGGGTGAGTTGAAAGCTGAAATGATAAAAATAGAAAGTGAACATTCGGCAATGGCTTCTATTTATGGCGCTGCACTGGCTGGTGCAAGAGTATTTACAGCTACGGCATCTCAAGGGTTACTTTATATGGGCGAAATGATCTATTGGGCTGGAGGTCAAAGAGTACCAATAGTAGCAGCTGTAGCGACGAGAGCAATAGCAGAACCTTGGAGCATTTGGGATGATCACCAAGATTTTCTTAGCAAAAGAGATGCAATTTGGATACAAATGATGGCTGAAAATGTTCAAGAAGCATATGATCTTACTATTCAAGCCTTTAGAATTTCAGAAGATGAAAGAGTAATATTGCCAGTAATGATGGGTTTCGATGGTTTTATTTTGACTCATACCATGGAAAGAGTGGAAGTACTAGAAGATTATGAGGTAGATTCTTTCTTACCGCCTAGGCAATTTAATTTAATAGATTTCTCTGACCCAATAGGAATTGGCCCAATAGCTCAGCCAGATGAATACATGAGAATAAGATATGAAGCAATGAAATCCATGGAAAGAGCAAAAAGTGTAATTGAAGAAATAATGAGAGAATATGAGAGAATATCAGGTAAAAAGCAATATGGTCTAGTTGAATGTTATAGATGTGAAAATGCGAAATATGCTTTTGTAACAATGGGCGCATGGAGTGGAGACGCAAAAGTCGCTGTTGATAGGTTAAGAGATCAAGGAATTGAAGCTGGATTATTAAAGGTTAGAGTCTTTAGACCATTCCCGAAGGAGAAAATAGCTGAATATTTGAATTCAATGAAAGGTGTAATAGTGTTTGATAGGGCTGCATCGTTTGGTTCTGGTGGAATATTAGCTACTGAAGTAAAATCTGCACTTTATGGTTCTCAAACTCCAGTTTATAGTGTAATAGCCGGTTTAGGTGGAAAAGATGTTAGACCTTTACACTTCCAAAAGGTAATGGAAGATTTAGTTAATGGAAAATTGGAAGAAGAGAGGTGGATATTATGA